A single Ziziphus jujuba cultivar Dongzao chromosome 11, ASM3175591v1 DNA region contains:
- the LOC125420180 gene encoding small ribosomal subunit protein uS2c-like, which produces MGRLNRLPKRDVAVLKRQLSHLQTYLGGIKYMTGLPDIVVIVDQQEESTALRECMNLGIPMICLDTNYDPNLADISILANDDAIASIRLILNKLVFAICEGLSSYIRNS; this is translated from the coding sequence ATGGGGAGACTCAATCGTCTTCCGAAAAGGGATGTGGCTGTGTTGAAGAGACAATTATCTCACTTGCAAACATATCTCGGCGGGATTAAATATATGACTGGATTGCCCGATATTGTAGTAATTGTTGATCAGCAAGAAGAATCTACAGCTCTTCGTGAATGTATGAATTTGGGCATTCCAATGATTTGTCTCGATACAAATTATGACCCAAATCTAGCAGATATTTCGATTCTGGCAAATGATGACGCTATAGCTTCAATTCGATTAATTCTTAACAAATTAGTATTTGCTATTTGCGAGGGCCTTTCTAGCTATATACGAAATTCTTGA